The Alnus glutinosa chromosome 1, dhAlnGlut1.1, whole genome shotgun sequence region GCCATGTCAACGCTAACGTGGCTactatatttatctattttaagagaaatgatccctacactcatttctcacaacagccccacaacaagctgatgtggttggtaatattttattatttttttacaaaaagaaaagaaaacaatacaaaaaaaataataaaatattaccagccacgtcagcttgttgtgtggctgttgtgagaaatgagtgtagggatcatttttcctattttaaagacttaaaaaataaataaataaaaattctaggagtgactggccacccccattttggccaagggattGCCTGAGCCActcccatttggcttgggggtggctcggccacccccgtgAGCCAAAacctccttttcttcttctttcttcctttttttttttttttttttttttttttttttcccacttctCCCATGGGCCACGGGAGTGGTTTGGGCACCCTTACggacaaaagtgaaaaaaaaaaaaaaaaaaaaaaaaaaaaaaaaaaaggtttaaaactaaaaacacaaagaaCAGCTAGAATTTTTAAACCACGTAAATGTGTAAAGTATTTAACCCGCACAAACAACACATCTCCAATTAATCAATAACTCCACTGCTCTGCCGGCTAAATAGTACTACAgaccccttcaaaaaaaaaaaaaagtgctacAGACAACTTAGGCTTTCGCGTTAGGCCCCTAAAAAAATGCCCTTAAAAAATAGAAGGCCAAAagcttttgaaaagaaaaaaaaaagaaaaagaaaaagaaagaaagaataaaatggGAGGCCATTCGGCATGCTATGCTACGatggcttagaaaaaaaaaaaaaaaaggtgacatGAAATGTTTAACAagatttgaaacaaattaaagcatttatgaaattgtatttttattttttcactttttttttcatcattgaCTTAATATTGACTTATTAATTTGCTGCACCATTTTCCCTTTCAGATGGTCCGCTATAGCAACTCACTTGCCCAATAGAACAGATAATGTGATCAAGAACTACTGGAACACGCATCTCAAGAAAAGACTAATTAAGATGGGCATTGATCCCGTCACCCACAAGCCCAAAAGCGATGCCTTGACCTCCGGCAGTGGCCACTTCAAAGACACAGCCAATTTAAGCCATATGGCTCAGTGGGAAAGCGCGCGGCTGGAAGCCGAAGCCAGACTGGTAAGAGAGTCTATGCTTGTGTCTAAACCTATCCAACAACAGCTCAGCAGTCCTGCTCCGGCTCAGCTCATCAACAAAAACCCAGCTCAACCCGCACTACCTCCATACCTCGACGCACTCAAAGCATGGCAAGGGGAATGGTCGAAGTCAATGAGTGCCGGTATTTTCCCAATTGCTGGCAATGACCTCGAGTCTCCAACATCAATGTTGAACTTCTCGGAGAACGCACTCCCCATCCAAACTGTTGCATTCAATGAAAGCACGGTGACTGCAATTCTTGATTTTGCCAAAAGCTCGGTTACATGCAATGAAGGGTTCATCAAAGAAGTCTGTCAAATGCCGGAACTCAAAGAAATATCAGATATTGACACAATGGCCTTGCAGGACATTGCATATACTACTAAAAGTGCATGGCTTGTGGACTCTTTTAGGGCTGGGAATGAAAACACGCCTCTTTCAAATATCATGGAAGGTTTCACCGATACATTGCCGTATAATTATGACTACCAGAACTTATTGATGCCCGGACACAACTTGAATAATGAGGATAAAAGCTGCAGAGGTGACCTTGAAGACAATAATAAGAATTGCTGGAACAGCATGCTTGGACGTCATCTAGTTCGCCCGTGTTctgaaattttcgaaaaattgtCAGAGAGGTCGCAAGATGATTAGGTGTTATGTTGCATTGCATCACAGTTAATGTAATAAGTAGGACTTCAAAAATTTATCCACCATGcacccttttttatttatttttgtgtgttttttatttgttatttattccAATGTAGATCTAGGTTAGAACGTTGGAGTAATATTTTAGCCTTACAGAAACCGGGGAGAATGACATGTTTCGTACTTTGTTGAGTTGGAACTCTGAAGAAATTCGTATATATGGAGGGATTAATCCCGTTAGACTGAAAATTTAGGAGGAAATCCCGTACGTTATTGCCACAAAACACTTGAATTGGTTCGTCTCCATGGTGGCATGAGCTTTAGGCGATTAAGACCGCTGACTAAGACccccaattaataattatacaatatat contains the following coding sequences:
- the LOC133862976 gene encoding transcription factor MYB106-like, coding for MRWSQCCQTVGLKKGSWTPEEDQKLLAYIEEHGHGSWQALPSKAGLQRCGKSCRLRWTNYLRPDIKRGKFSLQEEQTIIQLHALLGNRWSAIATHLPNRTDNVIKNYWNTHLKKRLIKMGIDPVTHKPKSDALTSGSGHFKDTANLSHMAQWESARLEAEARLVRESMLVSKPIQQQLSSPAPAQLINKNPAQPALPPYLDALKAWQGEWSKSMSAGIFPIAGNDLESPTSMLNFSENALPIQTVAFNESTVTAILDFAKSSVTCNEGFIKEVCQMPELKEISDIDTMALQDIAYTTKSAWLVDSFRAGNENTPLSNIMEGFTDTLPYNYDYQNLLMPGHNLNNEDKSCRGDLEDNNKNCWNSMLGRHLVRPCSEIFEKLSERSQDD